A stretch of the Porifericola rhodea genome encodes the following:
- a CDS encoding 2-hydroxyacid dehydrogenase has translation MKIALILPDRPTEVWKDSLLKIDPQLQVDVFPNLKEYHEYSTAIVWKHPVGLLNKFPNLKLICSLGAGVDHILRDPQLPNVPITRVVDSSLTTAMSNYVIMGVLNNQRQMYRIWENQKIKRWEKVQPNVNSKNIGILGLGELGKDAALKLHHLGFRVHAYAQSPKKIEGISTYSGEDGLAQMLKAVHVVVCLLPLTSKTKNLLDTKFFALLNKGTYLINVARGELIVENNLLTALGNGTLSGALLDVFREDPLPDTHPFWSAPGVQISPHIASITNPETAARQMVFNHYCAIKGDRLTHQIDPHKEY, from the coding sequence ATGAAAATTGCCCTTATACTACCAGATCGTCCTACAGAGGTCTGGAAAGACAGTCTACTTAAAATTGATCCTCAGCTTCAGGTTGATGTTTTCCCCAATTTAAAGGAGTACCATGAGTATTCTACTGCTATAGTATGGAAGCACCCTGTTGGGCTACTTAATAAGTTTCCAAATTTAAAGCTCATTTGTTCACTTGGTGCTGGTGTAGACCATATTTTGCGAGATCCTCAACTGCCGAATGTACCTATAACCAGAGTGGTAGACTCCAGCTTGACAACAGCTATGAGTAACTATGTGATTATGGGTGTACTCAACAACCAGAGGCAGATGTATCGTATATGGGAAAACCAGAAGATAAAGCGTTGGGAAAAAGTACAGCCGAATGTTAATAGCAAAAATATTGGAATCCTAGGCCTGGGAGAACTTGGTAAAGATGCGGCCCTTAAACTTCATCACTTAGGATTTAGAGTTCATGCATATGCTCAGTCGCCGAAAAAGATAGAAGGCATAAGCACCTACAGCGGAGAAGATGGGCTAGCTCAAATGTTAAAAGCAGTGCATGTAGTTGTGTGTCTTTTGCCTCTTACCAGTAAAACTAAAAACCTGCTGGACACCAAGTTTTTTGCATTGCTAAACAAAGGTACTTACCTTATAAATGTAGCCAGAGGTGAGTTGATTGTAGAAAATAACCTGCTTACAGCACTTGGTAATGGTACTTTGAGCGGTGCGCTGCTGGATGTTTTTAGAGAGGATCCCCTTCCTGATACACATCCATTCTGGTCTGCACCTGGTGTTCAAATCAGCCCGCATATAGCTAGTATTACCAATCCCGAAACAGCGGCCCGCCAAATGGTATTTAATCATTATTGTGCAATAAAAGGAGATAGGCTAACACATCAGATAGACCCTCATAAAGAGTACTGA
- a CDS encoding plastocyanin/azurin family copper-binding protein has product MKSKIFLILLLLYTPLLTVYAQSDIADKESEYYKISTIPIPEDVVLEVGGLALMPDKQLAVATRRGEIWLVNDPYMKNSSQPKFSRYAYGLHEPLGLAYRNGSLYTTQRAELTKITDTNNDNKGDQFETIYSWPLSGNYHEYSYGPLFTPEGDMLVTLNLAWVGYGASLAKWRGWLIKISEDGKVEPIATGLRSPAGFGFDKEGEIFYAENQGDWIGSGRITHLEKGDFAGNPAGLRWTTEENSPLKLKAEHIPDSVGLMHEFAKSVSSLKVPTVWFPHTIMGISTSAILTDTTGGKFGPFEGQMLVGDQGHSKIMRVYLEKVNGEYQGACFPFREGFSSGILRMAYGSDGSLFVGMTSRGWASTGKEMYGLQRLSWTGKTPFEIKTMKAMSNGFELEFTQAIDRTTAEALASYSMTSFNYSYHRKYGSPIIQQQECPIASAEVSDDGKTVRLYVDGLREGYIHQLKAEGIRSKNGQPLLHSVGYYTLNNIPEGDRSVPTLADHQMHKDTKKQVNSCGWDESKRITEMPSDWKSGADIVINIGTSPGLKFSVTDFEVPAGAKVQLTFTNNDDMLHNLVVTKPGTVEEVSDASMQMGLEGSQRAYIPKSDNILYHTCILQPETSESIYFTAPKEGEYTYVCTFPGHSKVMRGVMKVTPSNTASR; this is encoded by the coding sequence ATGAAAAGCAAAATATTCTTAATCTTACTGCTACTGTATACGCCTCTCCTTACGGTTTATGCGCAATCCGATATAGCTGATAAAGAAAGTGAGTACTATAAAATCAGTACTATTCCTATACCTGAGGATGTAGTTCTGGAAGTTGGAGGCCTCGCTCTAATGCCAGATAAGCAGTTGGCAGTAGCTACCAGAAGAGGAGAAATCTGGTTAGTCAACGACCCGTATATGAAAAACAGCAGCCAGCCCAAATTTTCAAGATATGCGTATGGCCTGCACGAACCATTAGGCCTAGCCTATCGTAATGGCTCACTTTATACGACCCAAAGGGCTGAGCTCACAAAAATCACTGATACTAATAATGACAATAAAGGCGATCAGTTTGAGACCATTTACTCCTGGCCTTTGTCTGGTAACTACCATGAATATTCTTATGGTCCATTGTTTACGCCTGAAGGCGATATGCTGGTGACCTTAAATCTCGCCTGGGTAGGCTATGGTGCCAGCTTAGCCAAATGGAGAGGTTGGTTAATTAAAATTTCTGAGGATGGAAAGGTAGAGCCGATTGCAACCGGATTGCGTTCTCCGGCTGGTTTTGGGTTTGACAAAGAAGGTGAAATATTTTATGCGGAAAACCAGGGCGACTGGATTGGTTCTGGGCGTATTACTCATCTTGAAAAGGGAGACTTCGCAGGTAATCCGGCTGGTTTGAGGTGGACTACAGAGGAAAACTCTCCATTAAAACTTAAAGCAGAACATATCCCTGATTCGGTAGGTCTAATGCATGAATTTGCAAAAAGTGTATCAAGCCTTAAAGTACCCACTGTATGGTTTCCGCATACTATCATGGGAATATCTACCTCGGCTATACTTACTGATACTACTGGTGGAAAATTTGGTCCATTTGAAGGGCAAATGTTAGTAGGTGATCAAGGCCATAGCAAAATAATGCGTGTGTATCTGGAAAAAGTAAATGGCGAATATCAGGGTGCCTGCTTCCCCTTTAGAGAAGGCTTTTCTTCAGGAATATTACGTATGGCTTATGGTAGCGATGGCTCTCTTTTTGTTGGTATGACCAGCCGTGGCTGGGCTTCTACAGGCAAAGAAATGTACGGACTTCAGCGCCTCTCCTGGACTGGCAAAACTCCTTTTGAGATTAAAACCATGAAAGCTATGAGCAATGGATTTGAACTGGAGTTTACCCAAGCAATTGACCGTACGACAGCAGAGGCTCTTGCTTCCTACTCCATGACCAGCTTCAACTATAGCTATCACCGCAAGTACGGTAGCCCCATAATTCAACAACAGGAATGCCCCATTGCCTCAGCAGAAGTAAGCGACGATGGAAAGACAGTAAGGCTGTACGTAGATGGATTACGAGAAGGTTATATCCACCAGCTCAAAGCAGAAGGCATACGTTCCAAAAATGGTCAGCCTCTATTGCATTCTGTAGGTTATTATACTTTAAACAATATTCCTGAAGGTGATCGTAGTGTGCCCACGTTGGCTGATCACCAGATGCATAAAGATACCAAAAAGCAGGTCAATAGCTGTGGTTGGGATGAAAGCAAGCGTATTACCGAAATGCCCTCAGACTGGAAGAGTGGAGCTGATATAGTTATCAACATAGGAACATCGCCCGGGCTTAAATTTAGTGTAACTGACTTTGAAGTGCCTGCTGGCGCAAAGGTACAGCTTACATTTACCAATAATGATGACATGTTGCATAACCTGGTAGTTACTAAACCCGGCACTGTGGAAGAGGTAAGTGATGCTTCTATGCAAATGGGACTGGAAGGTAGCCAGAGAGCTTATATACCCAAATCTGATAATATACTTTATCACACCTGTATACTTCAACCAGAAACTAGTGAAAGCATTTATTTTACTGCCCCTAAAGAAGGCGAGTACACTTATGTTTGTACTTTCCCGGGCCACTCTAAAGTGATGAGAGGCGTTATGAAAGTAACTCCTTCAAATACTGCTTCCCGCTAA
- a CDS encoding universal stress protein translates to MKKILCPIDFSSDSLNAVEFAAHIAEQHHSLLTLVHVFTEEEFGEALSKEDLGTYGKNTEWDTLVAKAEGVLSNLCNEVNNLSRPKGMQECDYYFTYGPLEQQITTYAKEHQYDLIVMGTTGVKDVVEKYIGSNTVRTISRAHCPVMCIPQYAKYHKINKIVYASDYQEEDKDVLNRLIAFTATANAQLDIVHVCHGDNQFEEAMYNEYVENTQTFLNYDKVKFAIEHHDNPAQGIDQYVIREDADLLAMLYKPRNFIQRIFNESTANDIAYFATYPVLIYKE, encoded by the coding sequence ATGAAAAAAATTTTATGTCCAATTGATTTTTCCTCCGACTCATTAAATGCAGTAGAGTTTGCTGCTCATATTGCCGAGCAACATCATTCTTTGTTAACATTGGTACACGTATTTACTGAAGAAGAATTTGGGGAAGCTTTGTCTAAAGAAGATTTAGGCACTTATGGAAAAAATACGGAATGGGATACCTTGGTAGCTAAAGCAGAAGGCGTACTCAGTAATCTATGTAATGAGGTCAATAATTTGAGCCGACCCAAAGGTATGCAGGAGTGCGACTATTATTTTACTTACGGACCACTAGAGCAGCAAATTACTACTTATGCTAAAGAGCATCAGTATGACCTGATAGTAATGGGCACCACCGGTGTAAAAGATGTCGTAGAAAAGTATATAGGGAGCAATACCGTACGAACCATTTCCCGGGCACATTGTCCGGTCATGTGTATTCCTCAGTATGCTAAATATCATAAAATAAACAAAATTGTATATGCTTCTGATTATCAGGAAGAAGACAAAGATGTACTTAATCGCCTGATTGCTTTTACTGCTACTGCAAATGCACAGCTAGATATAGTACATGTATGCCACGGTGATAATCAATTTGAAGAGGCGATGTACAATGAATATGTTGAAAACACTCAAACTTTTTTAAACTACGACAAAGTTAAGTTTGCCATAGAACACCATGATAATCCTGCCCAGGGAATTGACCAGTATGTGATCAGAGAAGATGCTGATCTTTTAGCCATGTTATACAAACCCCGAAACTTTATCCAACGTATTTTTAATGAGAGTACCGCAAACGATATAGCATATTTTGCTACCTATCCCGTCCTGATTTATAAGGAATAA
- a CDS encoding DNA-3-methyladenine glycosylase, with translation MNIVPKAYYLQEDVVSLSRSFLGKYLYTEVNGKLCGGKIVETEAYSHINDKACHSHLQKRTTRTEIMFHEGGVAYVYKIYGMYDLFNIITNARDKADAVLVRAIEPTDGIETMQQRRKLNDFSVRLTAGPGMLSQALGISRDLYGHDLTLGEKIWIEDRGVSIKEEDIIASPRVGIDYAEEDAQLPWRFRVKSSNWTSKAK, from the coding sequence ATGAACATTGTACCCAAAGCGTATTATTTGCAGGAAGATGTAGTTAGCCTGAGCCGTAGTTTTTTAGGAAAATACCTTTATACGGAAGTCAATGGTAAGTTATGCGGTGGCAAAATTGTAGAAACTGAAGCCTACTCTCATATCAACGACAAAGCCTGCCACTCGCATTTGCAAAAAAGGACTACACGAACTGAAATTATGTTTCATGAGGGTGGTGTGGCATACGTCTACAAAATTTATGGTATGTATGACCTTTTTAACATTATTACTAACGCAAGAGACAAAGCTGATGCCGTACTGGTTAGAGCCATAGAGCCTACCGATGGTATAGAAACCATGCAGCAGCGCAGAAAGCTAAATGATTTTTCAGTGCGACTGACCGCTGGTCCGGGTATGCTTAGCCAGGCTTTAGGTATTAGCAGAGACTTATACGGGCACGACCTTACTTTGGGTGAAAAAATCTGGATTGAAGATAGAGGTGTAAGTATTAAGGAAGAAGACATAATAGCCAGCCCTCGTGTAGGTATAGACTATGCTGAAGAAGATGCGCAATTGCCGTGGAGGTTCAGAGTAAAAAGTAGTAATTGGACATCCAAGGCGAAGTAA
- a CDS encoding aldo/keto reductase: MKYNILGNTGLLVSELCLGTMTFGGKGFWEAIGKSGQDVANDILARSVESGINFIDTANVYSEGQSEEITGQAIKDLKLKRDEIVLATKVRGRMGEGPNQVGLSRAHIIHQVEKSLKRLGTDYIDLYQIHGYDPLTPLEETIRALDDLVKSGKVRYVGCSNLAAWQLMKSLSYAQHKGLSRFESLQAYYTIAGRVLERELVPLLEDQKVGLMVWSPLAGGLLSGKYRKDQQDPENSRRVNFDFPPVNKERAFDIVDALVPMAEQRNCSVARLALAWLLHQEVVTSVIIGAKNTDQLDDNLKAVDIQFTEEELNQLDELSQLPAEYPGWMLERQGADRKSYR; encoded by the coding sequence ATGAAGTACAACATTTTAGGAAATACAGGCCTGCTTGTTTCTGAGCTGTGTCTGGGCACTATGACATTTGGGGGTAAAGGCTTTTGGGAAGCTATTGGTAAATCCGGACAAGATGTTGCAAATGACATCCTTGCCAGGTCTGTGGAGTCTGGTATTAATTTTATAGATACTGCAAATGTTTACTCAGAAGGGCAATCAGAAGAGATTACCGGGCAAGCTATTAAAGACCTCAAGCTAAAAAGAGACGAAATAGTTTTGGCCACAAAAGTGAGAGGTAGAATGGGAGAGGGGCCAAATCAGGTAGGGTTAAGTCGTGCACACATCATTCATCAGGTGGAAAAAAGTCTGAAAAGGTTAGGCACAGATTACATTGATTTGTACCAAATTCACGGTTACGACCCGCTTACTCCTTTAGAAGAAACCATCCGAGCTTTAGATGATCTTGTAAAAAGCGGTAAGGTCAGATATGTAGGTTGTAGTAATCTGGCAGCCTGGCAACTTATGAAAAGTCTAAGTTATGCGCAGCATAAGGGGCTATCAAGGTTTGAATCCTTACAAGCCTATTATACCATTGCTGGCAGAGTCCTGGAGCGTGAACTGGTACCATTGTTAGAAGATCAGAAAGTTGGGCTAATGGTATGGAGCCCTTTAGCCGGAGGCCTGCTCAGTGGAAAGTATAGAAAAGATCAGCAGGATCCTGAAAATTCACGGCGAGTAAATTTTGATTTTCCTCCAGTTAATAAAGAGAGAGCATTTGATATTGTAGATGCGTTGGTGCCAATGGCAGAGCAGAGAAATTGTTCGGTAGCCAGACTAGCGCTTGCCTGGCTGCTGCATCAAGAGGTCGTGACTTCAGTCATCATTGGAGCCAAAAATACTGATCAATTAGATGACAATCTAAAGGCAGTAGATATACAATTTACAGAAGAAGAACTGAATCAATTAGATGAGTTAAGTCAATTGCCGGCGGAGTATCCGGGCTGGATGTTAGAACGACAGGGAGCAGATAGAAAAAGCTATAGATAA